The Fuerstiella sp. genome includes a window with the following:
- a CDS encoding HAMP domain-containing histidine kinase, with product MLRYTWRDAEELSLIRQCRIESTCWAKKVLRCLTAPSASEEAVSAAAAVWLLTRDAGSAVAITFTSASEYLIADATRTSDGHISVSVASGHQSITALFSVEQLAELASPYRSSLDFKSFVWPDRFSACLVHDAVSDSGTAADTAAAVLSGASSQYTLVPDPGHMESMAEFAAGAGHEINNPLGSIIGQTQLLLNQESLTGRRQSLATIGSQAWRIRDMIGDCMLFARPPAPDRKPSEMVELVRQAAVDTVSSFDSPAGQVRFNLPAPPVTNEIDSSQIRTLVSHLVRNAMEACLDSGISEDIIVSMKTEPGAVILKVEDRGPGITDEKLRRHLFDPFFSGREAGRGIGFGLPVCWQIARNHGGLILQESTQDSGAGFVVVLPHVG from the coding sequence GTGCTGCGGTACACGTGGCGCGATGCTGAGGAATTGAGTCTCATCAGGCAGTGTCGGATCGAATCAACTTGCTGGGCGAAAAAAGTCCTGCGATGTCTGACAGCGCCGTCAGCCTCTGAAGAAGCAGTGTCAGCAGCGGCTGCGGTCTGGCTCCTTACAAGAGACGCTGGCTCCGCCGTCGCCATCACTTTTACATCCGCATCCGAATACCTGATCGCAGATGCAACGCGCACATCAGACGGTCACATCAGCGTCTCGGTGGCTTCAGGGCATCAGTCCATTACCGCGTTATTCTCTGTTGAACAGTTAGCAGAACTTGCATCCCCGTACAGATCGTCACTCGATTTCAAATCTTTCGTCTGGCCGGATCGATTTTCGGCATGTCTGGTCCACGATGCCGTTAGTGACAGCGGGACCGCTGCGGATACTGCAGCCGCTGTTCTGTCGGGCGCCTCGTCACAGTACACCCTCGTTCCTGATCCCGGCCATATGGAGTCGATGGCAGAGTTCGCGGCCGGAGCAGGACATGAAATCAACAATCCACTTGGCAGCATCATTGGACAGACACAGTTACTGCTCAATCAGGAATCGCTCACGGGGCGCCGGCAGTCGCTGGCAACAATCGGTTCTCAGGCATGGCGGATTCGGGATATGATTGGCGACTGTATGTTGTTCGCCAGGCCACCGGCTCCCGATCGGAAACCATCCGAAATGGTTGAACTGGTCAGACAGGCAGCTGTGGACACAGTCAGTTCGTTCGATTCCCCGGCCGGTCAGGTACGATTCAATCTTCCTGCACCACCGGTCACAAATGAAATCGATTCCTCGCAGATTCGCACCCTGGTGAGCCATCTGGTTCGAAATGCCATGGAAGCATGTCTCGACAGCGGTATTAGTGAAGACATCATTGTGAGCATGAAAACCGAGCCCGGCGCCGTCATTCTCAAAGTGGAGGATCGGGGCCCCGGCATTACCGATGAGAAACTGCGTCGGCATTTGTTCGATCCGTTTTTCTCGGGTCGAGAGGCAGGCCGTGGCATTGGGTTCGGATTACCGGTCTGCTGGCAAATCGCCAGGAATCATGGTGGCCTGATTCTTCAGGAATCAACACAGGACAGTGGTGCTGGTTTTGTTGTCGTCCTGCCGCATGTCGGGTAA
- the ruvB gene encoding Holliday junction branch migration DNA helicase RuvB, whose product MAREPIIHGEAPGDSTPGPDQRTARSLESDDELRPSQLDDVIGQAAVVERIRILLQAAEKRGDPLGHLLMDGPPGLGKTTLAMVIPRELGTDFQITAGPSLSAPKDLLPYLTNASEGSVLFIDEIHRMPPAVEEFIYPAMEDFRVDITLGEGLNARTINMKLQPFTVIGATTRSGMLTAPLRDRFVSREHLSFYSLEELATIVRRNADRLNTKIADEAAFEVALRSRGTPRKANNWLRWARDYADARADGVITLQVAQAALEMKGVDSIGLEEPDRRYLETIMSVFMGGPAGVQAIAHTMNLPADTLEDEVEPFLLREGLLQRTPRGRMLTAKAYTHLGCTPPETPDSDFAQSEDQPGLL is encoded by the coding sequence ATGGCTCGTGAACCCATAATCCACGGTGAGGCACCTGGTGACAGCACACCCGGACCTGACCAAAGAACAGCCCGGTCACTGGAATCAGATGACGAACTTCGACCGTCTCAGCTGGACGATGTGATCGGACAGGCTGCCGTGGTCGAACGAATTCGCATTCTCCTGCAGGCGGCCGAAAAACGCGGAGACCCACTCGGCCATCTGCTGATGGACGGACCGCCGGGACTTGGAAAAACGACTCTGGCTATGGTCATTCCCCGGGAGCTGGGAACTGATTTTCAGATCACGGCCGGACCATCTCTGAGCGCCCCAAAAGATCTGCTGCCATACCTCACCAATGCCAGCGAGGGTTCAGTGTTGTTTATCGATGAAATTCATCGTATGCCGCCGGCAGTCGAAGAATTCATCTATCCGGCCATGGAGGACTTTCGTGTCGACATCACACTGGGGGAGGGACTCAATGCACGCACTATCAACATGAAACTACAGCCGTTTACCGTCATCGGCGCCACTACTCGCAGTGGAATGCTGACAGCTCCATTACGAGATCGATTCGTCAGCCGTGAACATCTGTCGTTCTATTCGCTGGAGGAACTTGCCACAATAGTCCGCAGAAATGCTGATCGACTCAATACAAAAATCGCCGATGAAGCAGCATTTGAAGTTGCGCTCCGATCACGCGGCACACCGCGAAAAGCAAATAACTGGCTGCGCTGGGCTCGTGATTATGCAGATGCCCGGGCTGACGGAGTCATTACTCTGCAGGTAGCCCAGGCCGCTCTTGAAATGAAGGGTGTTGACAGCATCGGCCTGGAAGAACCTGACCGCCGCTACCTGGAAACCATCATGTCCGTCTTTATGGGTGGCCCGGCCGGAGTGCAGGCAATCGCTCACACCATGAACCTGCCGGCCGATACACTGGAAGACGAGGTCGAACCATTCCTGCTGCGGGAGGGGCTTCTTCAGCGAACCCCCAGAGGAAGGATGCTGACGGCAAAAGCCTATACACACCTCGGCTGTACGCCTCCGGAAACTCCGGACAGCGATTTCGCTCAGTCAGAGGACCAGCCCGGCCTTCTTTAG
- a CDS encoding response regulator yields MKTVFTTGEAAKICKVSQQTIIRCFDSGQLKGFRVPGSRFRRIPRDVLYKFMKENGIPTDALESGKRRALIVDDDAELVELISDALIADGRFELRSADNGFDAGMMVKEYHPDIIVLDVMLPDINGKEVCQRVRSDSNMDDVRIICISGMVEQDKIQDLKDSGADHFVQKPFEIDYLIERICKLLDIEQLAS; encoded by the coding sequence ATGAAAACGGTATTCACCACTGGCGAAGCTGCCAAAATCTGTAAAGTCAGTCAGCAAACGATCATTCGATGTTTTGATTCCGGACAACTCAAAGGGTTCCGAGTACCAGGCTCACGATTTCGTCGGATACCACGCGACGTCTTGTATAAGTTCATGAAAGAAAACGGTATTCCCACGGATGCCCTGGAAAGTGGCAAACGTCGGGCGCTTATCGTTGATGACGATGCAGAGCTTGTTGAGTTGATATCCGATGCACTGATCGCTGACGGACGATTTGAGTTACGATCCGCTGATAATGGGTTCGATGCCGGGATGATGGTGAAAGAATATCACCCTGACATTATCGTGCTGGACGTGATGCTGCCGGACATCAATGGTAAGGAAGTTTGTCAGCGAGTCAGAAGTGATTCGAACATGGACGACGTTCGTATTATTTGTATCAGTGGAATGGTGGAGCAGGATAAAATCCAGGACCTGAAGGATTCCGGAGCAGATCATTTCGTGCAAAAGCCGTTTGAAATTGACTATCTGATTGAGCGAATCTGCAAACTGCTGGACATTGAGCAGCTTGCGTCCTGA
- the mnmG gene encoding tRNA uridine-5-carboxymethylaminomethyl(34) synthesis enzyme MnmG, which produces MPATDFYDFDVIVVGAGHAGTEAALVSARLGAKTALLTMNCDTVGQMSCNPAIGGVAKGQIVREIDALGGEMGRVIDATGIQFRMLNSGKGPAMHSPRAQADKKAYQFEMKWRVEQQKHLSLRQERVESIETDKGRVTGLRAAGGTVYRAAAVILTTGTFLKAIMHTGNSTSEGGRAGEESAHGISGILRNLGFQLQRFKTGTPARINGRTIDFSKCERQPGDLAPQPFSFLTDRIEQTQMDCHLTATTPEVHALIRENLNQSPMYTGQIESTGPRYCPSIEDKVVRFADKESHQIFLEPEGRNTLEYYCNGISTSLPRDIQRQMIHGIPGLEYADIMRFGYAVEYDFAPPTQLRATLETRHVEGLYFAGQINGTTGYEEAAGQGLMAGINAAVKIAGHPEFVLSRNQAYLGVLIDDLVTKGVDEPYRMFTSRAEYRLLLRQDNADRRLTPLGIQRGTICAERTRRHNAYECELERAFQLIQQIRYEGQTLEEWLRRPEFTWKNAENILPALRNEQFSSDCIRQIEIDTQYAGYIRRQEAEIARLRKVDSMRIPDTFDFAALPQLRVEAREKLGRLKPANVGQASRVSGITPADIAVLVMYLNSP; this is translated from the coding sequence ATGCCTGCCACAGACTTCTATGATTTTGATGTCATCGTTGTTGGTGCCGGACACGCCGGCACCGAAGCAGCACTGGTCAGTGCGCGCCTGGGAGCAAAGACTGCCCTGTTAACGATGAATTGCGACACGGTCGGTCAAATGAGCTGCAATCCGGCAATTGGAGGTGTTGCCAAGGGACAAATTGTCCGTGAAATCGATGCTCTTGGGGGCGAGATGGGACGTGTTATTGATGCAACCGGTATCCAATTCCGAATGCTGAACAGTGGTAAAGGGCCGGCGATGCACAGCCCGCGGGCACAGGCAGATAAAAAAGCCTATCAGTTCGAAATGAAATGGCGAGTCGAACAGCAGAAACATCTGTCACTGCGGCAGGAACGTGTCGAATCGATCGAAACAGACAAAGGCCGCGTCACGGGCCTCCGAGCAGCAGGAGGAACCGTTTACCGTGCTGCCGCCGTCATACTGACAACGGGAACGTTTCTCAAAGCGATCATGCACACGGGTAACTCGACAAGTGAAGGTGGAAGGGCAGGTGAAGAATCGGCACATGGAATTTCAGGGATCCTCCGCAATCTTGGGTTCCAACTCCAACGATTCAAAACCGGGACTCCGGCACGTATTAACGGTCGGACCATCGATTTTTCAAAATGCGAACGACAACCCGGAGATTTGGCTCCTCAGCCCTTTTCCTTTCTGACCGACCGGATTGAACAGACTCAGATGGATTGCCATCTCACAGCAACTACTCCTGAAGTACATGCGTTGATTCGGGAGAATCTGAACCAATCACCAATGTACACCGGACAGATTGAAAGTACCGGACCTAGATATTGTCCGTCGATTGAAGACAAGGTTGTGCGTTTCGCCGACAAGGAATCCCACCAGATCTTCCTTGAACCGGAAGGTCGAAACACTCTTGAATATTACTGCAACGGGATTTCAACAAGTCTCCCGCGGGATATTCAGCGTCAAATGATTCACGGGATTCCCGGACTCGAATACGCCGACATCATGCGGTTCGGTTACGCGGTCGAATACGACTTTGCTCCTCCCACTCAACTCCGCGCTACACTGGAAACACGTCACGTGGAAGGACTGTATTTTGCAGGCCAGATCAACGGGACCACCGGCTATGAAGAAGCTGCCGGACAGGGTTTGATGGCCGGGATCAATGCCGCAGTTAAAATTGCCGGTCATCCTGAGTTCGTCCTGTCCCGAAATCAGGCCTATCTGGGAGTCCTTATCGATGACCTGGTCACCAAAGGTGTCGACGAACCCTATCGAATGTTCACATCACGGGCCGAGTATCGCCTGTTGCTCCGACAGGACAACGCCGACCGGCGTCTGACACCCCTGGGAATTCAGCGGGGAACAATCTGCGCTGAGCGAACTCGCAGACACAACGCATACGAATGTGAACTCGAAAGGGCCTTTCAATTGATTCAACAGATACGTTATGAGGGCCAGACATTGGAAGAGTGGTTGCGCAGACCGGAATTCACATGGAAAAATGCTGAAAACATCCTCCCTGCGCTCAGGAACGAGCAGTTCTCTTCAGACTGCATCCGGCAGATCGAAATCGACACGCAATACGCTGGTTACATTCGTCGTCAGGAGGCGGAAATCGCCCGCCTCCGGAAAGTTGACAGTATGCGAATACCGGACACGTTTGACTTTGCTGCTCTGCCTCAGCTTAGAGTGGAAGCAAGAGAAAAACTCGGTCGTTTGAAGCCAGCAAACGTTGGTCAGGCCAGTCGTGTGAGCGGGATTACTCCAGCAGATATCGCCGTGTTGGTGATGTATTTGAATTCACCTTAG